The window CGCAGCAAGCTGGGATTGAGGATGCAGCCCGAACAGATCGCCGCACTGGACGTGTGGCTAAGTGAAAAGAGAGCCGCCGCATGAGCCTGGAGCTGAAAAATATCGTGAAATCGGTGGATGGGCGGACGCATATCCACACCACCAGCCTGACGCTGCAACCGGGCAGCATGAATGTGCTGCTGGGCCCGACGCTGGCGGGCAAGACGACCCTGATGCGTCTGATGGCCGGTCTGGACAAGCCGACCGAGGGCCGCGTGATGTGGAACGGTGAGGATGTGACCGGCCAGCGCGTTCAGGACCGCAAGGTCGCGATGGTCTACCAGCAATTCATCAACTACCCCTCGATGAGTGTGTACGAAAACGTCGCATCGCCTCTGCGGCTGATGGGCGTGGCCAAGGACGAAATCGACCGCCGCGTCCGCGAAACGGCCGAGATGATGCGGCTGACACCGATGCTGGATCGCAAGCCGCTGGAACTGTCAGGTGGCCAGCAACAGCGCTGCGCCTTGGCCCGCGCGCTGGTCAAGGGCGCCGGGCTGGTGCTGCTGGACGAACCGCTGGCTAATCTGGACTACAAACTGCGCGAGGAACTGCGCGCCGAGATCCCGCGCATCTTTGAGGAATCTGGCGCGATCTTCGTTTACGCCACAACCGAACCCGAAGAAGCGCTGCTGTTGGGCGGGCATACCGCGACCCTGTGGGAGGGCCGGGTAACGCAGTTCGGCCCGACGCCTCAGGTCTATCGCACACCTCAGGATGCCACGACGGCGCGGGTGTTTAGCGATCCGCCGATGAATTTCAAACGGGTCACGGTGCGCGGTGGCACAACCGCGATTGACGGGGCCGAATGGTCGGTCGATCTGCCGGACGGTGATTATCAGGCCGGATTCCGTCCTGCGCATCTGACGCTGCATGACCGCGCCGGCGCCCTGCCGCTGCAAACCACGCTGAACGTGACCGAGATCACCGGCGCCGAGACCTTCCTGCATCTGCATCATGGTGACGACCGTTGGGTCGGTCTGGTCGAGGGCGTGCACACGCCCGACCACGGCACACCGCTGACGGTCTGGGTTGATCCCGCGCATATCTATCTGTTCGGCACCGATGGCGCGCTGGCGCGACCCGCGCCCTATGCGGCGGCGGCCTGAGGGGGAACCATGGCAAAGATCACACTGGAAAACCTGGCCCATTCCTATCTGCCCAACCCGACGCGGGACGAAGACTGGGCGTTGAAATCCATGACCATGGCCTGGGACGATGGCGGGGCCTATGCGCTGCTTGGCAGTTCGGGCTGTGGGAAATCGACCCTGCTGAATATCATTTCGGGCCTTTTGAGGCCCTCGCAGGGCCGTATCCTGTTCGGCGATCAGGACGTGACCGGATTGCCCACGTTGGATCGCAACATCGCTCAGGTTTTCCAGTTTCCGGTGGTCTATGACACCATGTCCGTGCGCGACAATCTGGCGTTCCCGCTGCGCAATCGCGGCATGGCCGAGGCGCAGGTCGCAACACGGGTGGCCGAGGTGGCCGAGATGATCGGAATGGCCGATATGCTGGATCGGCGCGCCCGCGGGCTGACCGCCGATGCCAAGCAAAAGATCAGCCTTGGCCGCGGCATGGTGCGGCAGGATGTGAACGCGATCCTGTTTGATGAACCGCTGACGGTGATTGATCCACATATGAAATGGGAATTGCGCACCCAGTTGAAAGACCTGCACCGGCGCTTCGGTCACACGATGATCTATGTGACCCATGACCAGACCGAGGCGCTGACCTTCGCCGATCAGGTCATGGTCATGTATGATGGCCGGGTGGTGCAGGCGGGCACCCCTCAGGCGTTGTTCGACGCGCCGGAACATACGTTCGTCGGCTATTTCATCGGCTCGCCCGGCATGAACCTGCTGGATGCGCAGGTCGAGGGCGCAACGGCCCGGATCGCAGGTGCGTCCGTGCCGTTGGCCAATGGCTATGGCGCGCTGGCGGGCAAGGTGCAAATCGGCATCCGGCCAGAATTCATGCGCCTCAGCAATCAGGGCCAAGGCGTTCCCTTCCGGATCAAGCGGGTCGAGGATGTGGGCCACCACCGCATCGTGCGTGGTCAGGTCGAGGGGCAGGAGGTCAACGTGATTGTTCCCGAAGGCCAGCCGATCCCCGAGGCCACCGACAGCGTTATCCCCGACCCCGCGCATATCCATGTCTATGTCGATGATTGGCGGGTTGACCCCGCGCAAGCCGAGAGGGCCGCCTGATGGATAAACCCGTCAACAACCGCGCATGGTTTCTGGTGCTGCCCGTGCTGGCGCTGGTCGGATTTTCGGCGGTGCTGCCGTTGATGACCGTTGTGAATTATTCAGTGCAGGACACGTTCGGCAACAACCAGTTCTTCTGGGCCGGGCTGGAGTGGTTTCAGGAAACCATCAGCTCTGACCGCATCCGCGCCGCATTGGGGCGGCAGTTGCTGTTTTCTGGCATCATCCTGCTGATCGAGATCCCGCTTGGGATCTTTATCGCGCTGAACATGCCGAAAAAGGGTTTTTGGGCCAGCTTTTGCCTTGTCTTCATGGCATTGCCGCTGCTGATCCCGTGGAACGTGGTCGGCACCATCTGGCAGGTCTTTGGCCGCGTCGATATCGGTCTGCTGGGCTATACGCTGACCAAGCTGGGCATCGACTATAATTACGTCAACGACGCGGTGGATGCGTGGGTGACGGTCATCGTCATGGATGTCTGGCACTGGACCAGCCTTGTCGCGCTGCTGTGCTATGCCGGGCTGCAATCCATTCCTGACGCCTATTATCAGGCCGCCAAAATCGACCAGGCCAGCCGTTGGAAGGTGTTCCGCTATATCGAGCTGCCCAAGATGCAAGGCGTGCTGCTAATCGCCGTGTTGCTGCGCTTTATGGACAGCTTCATGATCTATACCGAGCCCTTCGTGGTCACCGGCGGCGGGCCCGGCAATGCCACCACTTTCCTGTCCATCGACCTTGTGAAGATGGCCGTGGGTCAGTTCGACCTTGGCCCGGCGGCGGCGTTCAGCCTGATCTACTTCCTTGTGATCCTGCTGATCTCGTTCGTCTTCTACACCGTCATGACCAAAGAACAGGAGACGCTGTAATGGCCGCTGTTGCCGAATCCAAAGGCCGTGGGTCCGCCCTTGTCATGGCGCTGTATCTGCTGTTCCTGATGCTGCCGATCTATTGGCTGCTGACCATGAGCCTCAAGACGAACACCGAGATCCTGGGCCAGTTCAGCCTGTGGCCGCGCAATCCGACGCTGGCAAATTACAAGGTCATCCTGACCGATCCCAGTTGGTATATGGGTTACGTCAACAGCATGATCTATGTGGTGATGAACACCGTCATCTCGATCAGTGTGGCGCTGCCCGCCGCCTATGCCTTCAGCCGCTATCGCTTTCTGGGCGACAAGCATCTGTTCTTCTGGCTGCTGACCAACCGCATGGCCCCCGCGGCGGTTTTTGCGCTGCCCTTCTTTCAGCTTTATTCTTCCATCGGGTTGTTCGACACGCATATCGCCGTGGCGCTGGCGCATTGCCTGTTCAATGTGCCGCTGGCCGTCTGGATTCTGGAAGGCTTCATGTCCGGCGTCCCGCGCGAGATCGACGAGACCGCCTATATCGACGGCTATTCCTTCCCGCGCTTCTTCGTCAAAATCTTCATGCCGCTGATCGCCTCGGGCATCGGGGTGGCGGCGTTCTTCTGCTTCATGTTCTCATGGGTGGAACTGCTGCTGTCGCGCACGCTGACCTCGGTCAACGCCAAACCCATCGCCGCGACGATGACCCGCACGGTCAGCGCCTCGGGGATGGATTGGGGCGTGCTGGCCGCCGCCGGTATCCTGACGATCATTCCGGGCGCTTTGGTGATCTATTTCGTCCGCAACTACATCGCCAAGGGCTTTGCCCTGGGGAGGGTGTAATGACCAAATCCGTCAACACCGGCTTTGCCATTCTCGGCCTGATCTGGCTGGGCTTCATCGGCTGGCTGCTCATGCTGGTCCCCATGCGTGATGAGGCGAAGGACTGGACAGGCAGCCTCAACCCTGGCGGCTGGATGGCGTGGACCTTTCCAAGTGCGCTGTTCTTTACCATCATCGCAGGTCTGCTGATCCTGTTCACATGGCTTGCGATTCGCTTCCCCGAAACGCCGCGCAAGGGCATTCTGGGGATCATGTCGACACGCGGCGACCGGCTGTTCATCAGTTTGCTGGGCAGCGCCTTTATCTGTCTGATCTGGCTGGGCCTTGTGGGCGCGCCGGTCTGGGGCGGGCTGGTCGTCGCATTGATTTACGCCGCAGCGGTGTTTCGCTGGGTGTGACAACGGCCGGTCAACCGGCATCCAAGGGAGGAAAAGGAAAATGAAACTGCACATGACAACGGCCATGGCGCTTGTGCTGATGGCCACCGCCGCACAGGCGGGCATGGAAGAGGCGACTGCCTTTCTCGATGCGGAAATAGACAACTCGACCCTCACCCGCGAAGAGCAAGAGGCAGAGATGCAATGGTTCATCGACGCCGCCGCGCCCTTTGCCGGCATGGATATCAACGTGGTGTCGGAAACGATTACCACTCATGAATATGAATCCAAGGTGCTGGCGCCTGCGTTCAGCGCCATCACTGGCATCAACATCACGCATGATCTGATCGGCGAAGGCGATGTGGTCGAAAAGCTGCAAACCCAGATGCAGTCGGGTGAAAACGTCTATGACGCTTATGTCAACGACAGCGACCTGATCGGCAC is drawn from Paracoccus tegillarcae and contains these coding sequences:
- a CDS encoding ABC transporter ATP-binding protein encodes the protein MSLELKNIVKSVDGRTHIHTTSLTLQPGSMNVLLGPTLAGKTTLMRLMAGLDKPTEGRVMWNGEDVTGQRVQDRKVAMVYQQFINYPSMSVYENVASPLRLMGVAKDEIDRRVRETAEMMRLTPMLDRKPLELSGGQQQRCALARALVKGAGLVLLDEPLANLDYKLREELRAEIPRIFEESGAIFVYATTEPEEALLLGGHTATLWEGRVTQFGPTPQVYRTPQDATTARVFSDPPMNFKRVTVRGGTTAIDGAEWSVDLPDGDYQAGFRPAHLTLHDRAGALPLQTTLNVTEITGAETFLHLHHGDDRWVGLVEGVHTPDHGTPLTVWVDPAHIYLFGTDGALARPAPYAAAA
- a CDS encoding ABC transporter ATP-binding protein — encoded protein: MAKITLENLAHSYLPNPTRDEDWALKSMTMAWDDGGAYALLGSSGCGKSTLLNIISGLLRPSQGRILFGDQDVTGLPTLDRNIAQVFQFPVVYDTMSVRDNLAFPLRNRGMAEAQVATRVAEVAEMIGMADMLDRRARGLTADAKQKISLGRGMVRQDVNAILFDEPLTVIDPHMKWELRTQLKDLHRRFGHTMIYVTHDQTEALTFADQVMVMYDGRVVQAGTPQALFDAPEHTFVGYFIGSPGMNLLDAQVEGATARIAGASVPLANGYGALAGKVQIGIRPEFMRLSNQGQGVPFRIKRVEDVGHHRIVRGQVEGQEVNVIVPEGQPIPEATDSVIPDPAHIHVYVDDWRVDPAQAERAA
- a CDS encoding carbohydrate ABC transporter permease, whose product is MDKPVNNRAWFLVLPVLALVGFSAVLPLMTVVNYSVQDTFGNNQFFWAGLEWFQETISSDRIRAALGRQLLFSGIILLIEIPLGIFIALNMPKKGFWASFCLVFMALPLLIPWNVVGTIWQVFGRVDIGLLGYTLTKLGIDYNYVNDAVDAWVTVIVMDVWHWTSLVALLCYAGLQSIPDAYYQAAKIDQASRWKVFRYIELPKMQGVLLIAVLLRFMDSFMIYTEPFVVTGGGPGNATTFLSIDLVKMAVGQFDLGPAAAFSLIYFLVILLISFVFYTVMTKEQETL
- a CDS encoding carbohydrate ABC transporter permease — its product is MAAVAESKGRGSALVMALYLLFLMLPIYWLLTMSLKTNTEILGQFSLWPRNPTLANYKVILTDPSWYMGYVNSMIYVVMNTVISISVALPAAYAFSRYRFLGDKHLFFWLLTNRMAPAAVFALPFFQLYSSIGLFDTHIAVALAHCLFNVPLAVWILEGFMSGVPREIDETAYIDGYSFPRFFVKIFMPLIASGIGVAAFFCFMFSWVELLLSRTLTSVNAKPIAATMTRTVSASGMDWGVLAAAGILTIIPGALVIYFVRNYIAKGFALGRV
- a CDS encoding DUF2160 domain-containing protein, which translates into the protein MRDEAKDWTGSLNPGGWMAWTFPSALFFTIIAGLLILFTWLAIRFPETPRKGILGIMSTRGDRLFISLLGSAFICLIWLGLVGAPVWGGLVVALIYAAAVFRWV